The Pantoea vagans genome contains the following window.
CATGTAATATCCGCCATCATTCAAGGCGCAGGTGCGTTGGCTGCTCTCGTTCCCCCGAGCTCATCGGGAGTCTCTCGGTTGCTGCCTGCCTGCATCATGAATGGTTTGGGATAGCAATATTCTGGCGCGAGCTGTCCCTCGCGCCTTTTTTTGTCTTCAGCGCAATAAATTGCGCCGCTACGGTTATATTGTAGGCGCGTCCGATAGCGACGACGGGTGGCCTGAAGTTCGCGCCCTAAAAAATGTGGCGTCCAACACCGTGGCTACTGCATCAAATCATGCGTTTCCGCCGCCACGCGTTCCAATACTCCCACCGCTTGCTCATAGGATTGGATATTGGTGTAGCCAATCACCAGCCCGTAGCGCTTTTGTGTTTGTGTATACCAACCGGAAAGCGGTAATACGCGCAGTTGGTGGCGCTGCCAAATCTCCGCCAGTGCCACGTCCTGAATGCCCCGTTGCAGGAAGGCGACGATGTGCATGCCGCCATCGGTCAGTTCAAACTCAAACAGCTGGGGAAAACATTGCTGGAGCGCATCCAGCATCATGCGGCGTCGTTGCTGATACAGTGTGCGCATCTTCTTGATGTGACGATAGAAATGCCCTTCACTAAGAAACTCCGACAGAATTTTTTGCGGCAGCAGCGGCATGCCGGTTTCCAGGATTTCACCCAGCTCACGGAAGCGCTCAATGGTCTCTTGCGGCATCACCAGGTAACCGACGCGCATAGCGGGCATCATGGTTTTGCTGAAGGTGCCGGTGTAAATCACGCGATCGTGCGCATCCAGGCTTTTTAGCGCGGGGATCACTTTGCGCGTGTAGTGAAACTCTCCGTCGTAATCATCCTCAATGATCCAACTCTGATTCTGCTGCGCCCACTCCAGCAACTGATGCTTGCGCGGCAACGAGAGCGTGACAGCCAGCGGGCTGTGATGTGTCGGCGTCACCACCGCAAAGCGTGCGTCTGAGTGATAGCGTTGCAAATAATCAACATCAACGCCTTCACGATCGACTGGCACGTAGTGCAGATTAGGTGCGATGCGCTTCAACAGTTTCTGGCCAA
Protein-coding sequences here:
- a CDS encoding PLP-dependent aminotransferase family protein yields the protein MGYKEIYTRYRDQIVAGRLKPGDRVPAIRVLASELQVARKTVEAAYEILIGEGYFVSQGARGTRVNPALNLGDASPVSPAPEPARLERPVIESKGELRLGIPALDEFPHKKWLLISGKAARTLRPDEMIMPSVMGYQPLRAAIASYLNISRGLNCQPEQIFITTGYRANLRLILAVLAHPHDKVLFEDPGYFFGQKLLKRIAPNLHYVPVDREGVDVDYLQRYHSDARFAVVTPTHHSPLAVTLSLPRKHQLLEWAQQNQSWIIEDDYDGEFHYTRKVIPALKSLDAHDRVIYTGTFSKTMMPAMRVGYLVMPQETIERFRELGEILETGMPLLPQKILSEFLSEGHFYRHIKKMRTLYQQRRRMMLDALQQCFPQLFEFELTDGGMHIVAFLQRGIQDVALAEIWQRHQLRVLPLSGWYTQTQKRYGLVIGYTNIQSYEQAVGVLERVAAETHDLMQ